In Oncorhynchus mykiss isolate Arlee chromosome 1, USDA_OmykA_1.1, whole genome shotgun sequence, the following proteins share a genomic window:
- the spef1 gene encoding sperm flagellar protein 1 isoform X4, with protein MAAEVVKYFFPKLVELHNYTPANSIQQKLSNWGTLNRQVSCFHVDRKVFSKLNFHIPEETVKRIVVSTAGVIEPVLCSLRERIDDKRQQCTEDTLLDVEYYNNRNREKPLTEPPPKKKEERAHVHQHTDKTSTVLGSQVDPTIRLVLEEKEQALLALQETVEILQIKVNRLEHLVQLKDMRLEDLTRHLERYKARANVP; from the exons ATGGCTGCTGAGGTCGTCAAGTATTTCTTTCCCAAACTGGTGGAGCTTCACAACTACACCCCAGCCAACTCTATACAGCAAAAACTCAGCAACTGGGGCACTCTCAACAGgcaagtgt CGTGTTTCCATGTTGACAGGAAGGTGTTCTCCAAGCTGAACTTCCACATCCCAGAGGAGACCGTGAAGAGGATAGTGGTGAGCACTGCTGGAGTAATAGAGCCTGTCCTGTGTTCGCTCCGAGAAAGGATTGACGACAAGAGACAGCAATGCACTGAAGACAcactactg GATGTGGAATACTACAACAACAGAAACCGAGAGAAACCTCTCACAG AGCCACCTCCcaagaagaaagaggagagggcacacgtacaccaacacacagacaAGACTAG cactgtGCTAGGTTCTCAGGTGGACCCAACCATCCGTCTTGTGCTGGAGGAGAAGGAGCAAGCTCTACTTGCCCTACAGGAGACTgtggag atcctgCAGATCAAGGTGAACAGACTGGAACACTTGGTTCAGCTAAAGGACATGAGACTTGAAGACCTGACACGCCATCTGGAGAGATACAAGGCCAGGGCTAACGTGCCTTGA
- the spef1 gene encoding sperm flagellar protein 1 isoform X2 — protein sequence MDKELNEEILQDLFAWIDKIPLSRPKRNITRDFSDGVMAAEVVKYFFPKLVELHNYTPANSIQQKLSNWGTLNRKVFSKLNFHIPEETVKRIVVSTAGVIEPVLCSLRERIDDKRQQCTEDTLLDVEYYNNRNREKPLTEPPPKKKEERAHVHQHTDKTSTVLGSQVDPTIRLVLEEKEQALLALQETVEILQIKVNRLEHLVQLKDMRLEDLTRHLERYKARANVP from the exons ATGGACAAAGAATTAAACGAAGAAATATTGCAAGACTTGTTTGCCTGGATAGACAAAATACCACTGTCCAGACCTAAGAGGAATATAACAAGAGACTTCAGCGACGGAG TGATGGCTGCTGAGGTCGTCAAGTATTTCTTTCCCAAACTGGTGGAGCTTCACAACTACACCCCAGCCAACTCTATACAGCAAAAACTCAGCAACTGGGGCACTCTCAACAG GAAGGTGTTCTCCAAGCTGAACTTCCACATCCCAGAGGAGACCGTGAAGAGGATAGTGGTGAGCACTGCTGGAGTAATAGAGCCTGTCCTGTGTTCGCTCCGAGAAAGGATTGACGACAAGAGACAGCAATGCACTGAAGACAcactactg GATGTGGAATACTACAACAACAGAAACCGAGAGAAACCTCTCACAG AGCCACCTCCcaagaagaaagaggagagggcacacgtacaccaacacacagacaAGACTAG cactgtGCTAGGTTCTCAGGTGGACCCAACCATCCGTCTTGTGCTGGAGGAGAAGGAGCAAGCTCTACTTGCCCTACAGGAGACTgtggag atcctgCAGATCAAGGTGAACAGACTGGAACACTTGGTTCAGCTAAAGGACATGAGACTTGAAGACCTGACACGCCATCTGGAGAGATACAAGGCCAGGGCTAACGTGCCTTGA
- the spef1 gene encoding sperm flagellar protein 1 isoform X3 produces MDKELNEEILQDLFAWIDKIPLSRPKRNITRDFSDGVMAAEVVKYFFPKLVELHNYTPANSIQQKLSNWGTLNRQVSCFHVDRKVFSKLNFHIPEETVKRIVDVEYYNNRNREKPLTEPPPKKKEERAHVHQHTDKTSTVLGSQVDPTIRLVLEEKEQALLALQETVEILQIKVNRLEHLVQLKDMRLEDLTRHLERYKARANVP; encoded by the exons ATGGACAAAGAATTAAACGAAGAAATATTGCAAGACTTGTTTGCCTGGATAGACAAAATACCACTGTCCAGACCTAAGAGGAATATAACAAGAGACTTCAGCGACGGAG TGATGGCTGCTGAGGTCGTCAAGTATTTCTTTCCCAAACTGGTGGAGCTTCACAACTACACCCCAGCCAACTCTATACAGCAAAAACTCAGCAACTGGGGCACTCTCAACAGgcaagtgt CGTGTTTCCATGTTGACAGGAAGGTGTTCTCCAAGCTGAACTTCCACATCCCAGAGGAGACCGTGAAGAGGATAGTG GATGTGGAATACTACAACAACAGAAACCGAGAGAAACCTCTCACAG AGCCACCTCCcaagaagaaagaggagagggcacacgtacaccaacacacagacaAGACTAG cactgtGCTAGGTTCTCAGGTGGACCCAACCATCCGTCTTGTGCTGGAGGAGAAGGAGCAAGCTCTACTTGCCCTACAGGAGACTgtggag atcctgCAGATCAAGGTGAACAGACTGGAACACTTGGTTCAGCTAAAGGACATGAGACTTGAAGACCTGACACGCCATCTGGAGAGATACAAGGCCAGGGCTAACGTGCCTTGA
- the spef1 gene encoding sperm flagellar protein 1 isoform X1 gives MDKELNEEILQDLFAWIDKIPLSRPKRNITRDFSDGVMAAEVVKYFFPKLVELHNYTPANSIQQKLSNWGTLNRQVSCFHVDRKVFSKLNFHIPEETVKRIVVSTAGVIEPVLCSLRERIDDKRQQCTEDTLLDVEYYNNRNREKPLTEPPPKKKEERAHVHQHTDKTSTVLGSQVDPTIRLVLEEKEQALLALQETVEILQIKVNRLEHLVQLKDMRLEDLTRHLERYKARANVP, from the exons ATGGACAAAGAATTAAACGAAGAAATATTGCAAGACTTGTTTGCCTGGATAGACAAAATACCACTGTCCAGACCTAAGAGGAATATAACAAGAGACTTCAGCGACGGAG TGATGGCTGCTGAGGTCGTCAAGTATTTCTTTCCCAAACTGGTGGAGCTTCACAACTACACCCCAGCCAACTCTATACAGCAAAAACTCAGCAACTGGGGCACTCTCAACAGgcaagtgt CGTGTTTCCATGTTGACAGGAAGGTGTTCTCCAAGCTGAACTTCCACATCCCAGAGGAGACCGTGAAGAGGATAGTGGTGAGCACTGCTGGAGTAATAGAGCCTGTCCTGTGTTCGCTCCGAGAAAGGATTGACGACAAGAGACAGCAATGCACTGAAGACAcactactg GATGTGGAATACTACAACAACAGAAACCGAGAGAAACCTCTCACAG AGCCACCTCCcaagaagaaagaggagagggcacacgtacaccaacacacagacaAGACTAG cactgtGCTAGGTTCTCAGGTGGACCCAACCATCCGTCTTGTGCTGGAGGAGAAGGAGCAAGCTCTACTTGCCCTACAGGAGACTgtggag atcctgCAGATCAAGGTGAACAGACTGGAACACTTGGTTCAGCTAAAGGACATGAGACTTGAAGACCTGACACGCCATCTGGAGAGATACAAGGCCAGGGCTAACGTGCCTTGA
- the spef1 gene encoding sperm flagellar protein 1 isoform X6, with protein sequence MAAEVVKYFFPKLVELHNYTPANSIQQKLSNWGTLNRKVFSKLNFHIPEETVKRIVVSTAGVIEPVLCSLRERIDDKRQQCTEDTLLDVEYYNNRNREKPLTEPPPKKKEERAHVHQHTDKTSTVLGSQVDPTIRLVLEEKEQALLALQETVEILQIKVNRLEHLVQLKDMRLEDLTRHLERYKARANVP encoded by the exons ATGGCTGCTGAGGTCGTCAAGTATTTCTTTCCCAAACTGGTGGAGCTTCACAACTACACCCCAGCCAACTCTATACAGCAAAAACTCAGCAACTGGGGCACTCTCAACAG GAAGGTGTTCTCCAAGCTGAACTTCCACATCCCAGAGGAGACCGTGAAGAGGATAGTGGTGAGCACTGCTGGAGTAATAGAGCCTGTCCTGTGTTCGCTCCGAGAAAGGATTGACGACAAGAGACAGCAATGCACTGAAGACAcactactg GATGTGGAATACTACAACAACAGAAACCGAGAGAAACCTCTCACAG AGCCACCTCCcaagaagaaagaggagagggcacacgtacaccaacacacagacaAGACTAG cactgtGCTAGGTTCTCAGGTGGACCCAACCATCCGTCTTGTGCTGGAGGAGAAGGAGCAAGCTCTACTTGCCCTACAGGAGACTgtggag atcctgCAGATCAAGGTGAACAGACTGGAACACTTGGTTCAGCTAAAGGACATGAGACTTGAAGACCTGACACGCCATCTGGAGAGATACAAGGCCAGGGCTAACGTGCCTTGA
- the spef1 gene encoding sperm flagellar protein 1 isoform X5, which yields MDKELNEEILQDLFAWIDKIPLSRPKRNITRDFSDGVMAAEVVKYFFPKLVELHNYTPANSIQQKLSNWGTLNRKVFSKLNFHIPEETVKRIVDVEYYNNRNREKPLTEPPPKKKEERAHVHQHTDKTSTVLGSQVDPTIRLVLEEKEQALLALQETVEILQIKVNRLEHLVQLKDMRLEDLTRHLERYKARANVP from the exons ATGGACAAAGAATTAAACGAAGAAATATTGCAAGACTTGTTTGCCTGGATAGACAAAATACCACTGTCCAGACCTAAGAGGAATATAACAAGAGACTTCAGCGACGGAG TGATGGCTGCTGAGGTCGTCAAGTATTTCTTTCCCAAACTGGTGGAGCTTCACAACTACACCCCAGCCAACTCTATACAGCAAAAACTCAGCAACTGGGGCACTCTCAACAG GAAGGTGTTCTCCAAGCTGAACTTCCACATCCCAGAGGAGACCGTGAAGAGGATAGTG GATGTGGAATACTACAACAACAGAAACCGAGAGAAACCTCTCACAG AGCCACCTCCcaagaagaaagaggagagggcacacgtacaccaacacacagacaAGACTAG cactgtGCTAGGTTCTCAGGTGGACCCAACCATCCGTCTTGTGCTGGAGGAGAAGGAGCAAGCTCTACTTGCCCTACAGGAGACTgtggag atcctgCAGATCAAGGTGAACAGACTGGAACACTTGGTTCAGCTAAAGGACATGAGACTTGAAGACCTGACACGCCATCTGGAGAGATACAAGGCCAGGGCTAACGTGCCTTGA